The proteins below are encoded in one region of Takifugu rubripes chromosome 1, fTakRub1.2, whole genome shotgun sequence:
- the nabp1a gene encoding SOSS complex subunit B2 isoform X1 → MANTTTETLVLIKDVKPGSKNLNIVFIVLEIGRVTKTKDGHEVRSCKVADKTGSIAISVWDELGSLIQPGDIIKLTRGYASIWKGCLTLYTGRGGDLQKIGEFCMVYSEVPNFSEPNPELLSQTNQQNKSVFFLFRVNQTRLRGETLHPIRIQVQLPHQGTEACRRLPIMPPRVHLETLHLEAWGDPMAGHLEMEHLKLPLVDPRQLQNHQLPLATAGTLDVPKDETGTSPFLSALLLLLQVPPFTANIKFLSDFCINFTKDNVHIFYT, encoded by the exons aTGGCCAATACCACAACGGAGACCTTAGTTTTGATTAAAGACGTGAAGCCCGGGTCGAAAAATTTAAATATCGTTTTCATCGTACTGGAAATAG GGCGAGTGACGAAGACAAAAGATGGACACGAGGTGCGCTCATGCAAGGTGGCAGATAAGACCGGGAGCATTGCCATTTCTGTCTGGGACGAACTGGGCAGCCTCATCCAGCCAGGGGACATCATCAAACTGACCCGAGG GTACGCATCCATATGGAAAGGCTGCCTGACCTTGTACACTGGAAGAGGTGGAGATCTACAGAAAATTGGCGA GTTCTGCATGGTATATTCTGAAGTGCCCAATTTCAGTGAACCAAACCCAGAGCTGCTCTCCCAAACAAACCAGCAGAACAAGTCT gttttttttttattcagggTAAACCAGACCAGGCTCAGAGGGGAAACTCTCCACCCAATCAGAATTCAGGTACAGCTGCCCCACCAG GGAACGGAAGCATGCCGCCGTTTGCCAATAATGCCCCCCCGGGTGCACCTCGAGACTCTTCATTTGGAGGCATGGGGCGACCCAATGGCCGGGCACCTGGAAATGGAGCACCTCAAGTTACCGTTGGTGGACCCCCGGCAGCTTCAAAATCATCAGTTACCATTAGCAACGGCAGGGACCCTCGACGTGCCAAAAGATGAAACTGGGACGTCCCCGTTTCTTTCTGCCCTCTTGCTGTTGCTCCAAGTTCCCCCCTTCACAGCCAATATTAAGTTTCTTAGCGACTTTTGCATCAATTTTACAAAGGACAACGTGCACATCTTTTACACGTAA
- the nabp1a gene encoding SOSS complex subunit B2 isoform X2, with product MANTTTETLVLIKDVKPGSKNLNIVFIVLEIGRVTKTKDGHEVRSCKVADKTGSIAISVWDELGSLIQPGDIIKLTRGYASIWKGCLTLYTGRGGDLQKIGEFCMVYSEVPNFSEPNPELLSQTNQQNKSVFFLFRVNQTRLRGETLHPIRIQGTEACRRLPIMPPRVHLETLHLEAWGDPMAGHLEMEHLKLPLVDPRQLQNHQLPLATAGTLDVPKDETGTSPFLSALLLLLQVPPFTANIKFLSDFCINFTKDNVHIFYT from the exons aTGGCCAATACCACAACGGAGACCTTAGTTTTGATTAAAGACGTGAAGCCCGGGTCGAAAAATTTAAATATCGTTTTCATCGTACTGGAAATAG GGCGAGTGACGAAGACAAAAGATGGACACGAGGTGCGCTCATGCAAGGTGGCAGATAAGACCGGGAGCATTGCCATTTCTGTCTGGGACGAACTGGGCAGCCTCATCCAGCCAGGGGACATCATCAAACTGACCCGAGG GTACGCATCCATATGGAAAGGCTGCCTGACCTTGTACACTGGAAGAGGTGGAGATCTACAGAAAATTGGCGA GTTCTGCATGGTATATTCTGAAGTGCCCAATTTCAGTGAACCAAACCCAGAGCTGCTCTCCCAAACAAACCAGCAGAACAAGTCT gttttttttttattcagggTAAACCAGACCAGGCTCAGAGGGGAAACTCTCCACCCAATCAGAATTCAG GGAACGGAAGCATGCCGCCGTTTGCCAATAATGCCCCCCCGGGTGCACCTCGAGACTCTTCATTTGGAGGCATGGGGCGACCCAATGGCCGGGCACCTGGAAATGGAGCACCTCAAGTTACCGTTGGTGGACCCCCGGCAGCTTCAAAATCATCAGTTACCATTAGCAACGGCAGGGACCCTCGACGTGCCAAAAGATGAAACTGGGACGTCCCCGTTTCTTTCTGCCCTCTTGCTGTTGCTCCAAGTTCCCCCCTTCACAGCCAATATTAAGTTTCTTAGCGACTTTTGCATCAATTTTACAAAGGACAACGTGCACATCTTTTACACGTAA
- the nabp1a gene encoding SOSS complex subunit B2 isoform X3, which produces MANTTTETLVLIKDVKPGSKNLNIVFIVLEIGRVTKTKDGHEVRSCKVADKTGSIAISVWDELGSLIQPGDIIKLTRGYASIWKGCLTLYTGRGGDLQKIGEFCMVYSEVPNFSEPNPELLSQTNQQNKSGKPDQAQRGNSPPNQNSGTAAPPGNGSMPPFANNAPPGAPRDSSFGGMGRPNGRAPGNGAPQVTVGGPPAASKSSVTISNGRDPRRAKR; this is translated from the exons aTGGCCAATACCACAACGGAGACCTTAGTTTTGATTAAAGACGTGAAGCCCGGGTCGAAAAATTTAAATATCGTTTTCATCGTACTGGAAATAG GGCGAGTGACGAAGACAAAAGATGGACACGAGGTGCGCTCATGCAAGGTGGCAGATAAGACCGGGAGCATTGCCATTTCTGTCTGGGACGAACTGGGCAGCCTCATCCAGCCAGGGGACATCATCAAACTGACCCGAGG GTACGCATCCATATGGAAAGGCTGCCTGACCTTGTACACTGGAAGAGGTGGAGATCTACAGAAAATTGGCGA GTTCTGCATGGTATATTCTGAAGTGCCCAATTTCAGTGAACCAAACCCAGAGCTGCTCTCCCAAACAAACCAGCAGAACAAGTCT ggTAAACCAGACCAGGCTCAGAGGGGAAACTCTCCACCCAATCAGAATTCAGGTACAGCTGCCCCACCAG GGAACGGAAGCATGCCGCCGTTTGCCAATAATGCCCCCCCGGGTGCACCTCGAGACTCTTCATTTGGAGGCATGGGGCGACCCAATGGCCGGGCACCTGGAAATGGAGCACCTCAAGTTACCGTTGGTGGACCCCCGGCAGCTTCAAAATCATCAGTTACCATTAGCAACGGCAGGGACCCTCGACGTGCCAAAAGATGA
- the nabp1a gene encoding SOSS complex subunit B2 isoform X4 — MANTTTETLVLIKDVKPGSKNLNIVFIVLEIGRVTKTKDGHEVRSCKVADKTGSIAISVWDELGSLIQPGDIIKLTRGYASIWKGCLTLYTGRGGDLQKIGEFCMVYSEVPNFSEPNPELLSQTNQQNKSGKPDQAQRGNSPPNQNSGNGSMPPFANNAPPGAPRDSSFGGMGRPNGRAPGNGAPQVTVGGPPAASKSSVTISNGRDPRRAKR; from the exons aTGGCCAATACCACAACGGAGACCTTAGTTTTGATTAAAGACGTGAAGCCCGGGTCGAAAAATTTAAATATCGTTTTCATCGTACTGGAAATAG GGCGAGTGACGAAGACAAAAGATGGACACGAGGTGCGCTCATGCAAGGTGGCAGATAAGACCGGGAGCATTGCCATTTCTGTCTGGGACGAACTGGGCAGCCTCATCCAGCCAGGGGACATCATCAAACTGACCCGAGG GTACGCATCCATATGGAAAGGCTGCCTGACCTTGTACACTGGAAGAGGTGGAGATCTACAGAAAATTGGCGA GTTCTGCATGGTATATTCTGAAGTGCCCAATTTCAGTGAACCAAACCCAGAGCTGCTCTCCCAAACAAACCAGCAGAACAAGTCT ggTAAACCAGACCAGGCTCAGAGGGGAAACTCTCCACCCAATCAGAATTCAG GGAACGGAAGCATGCCGCCGTTTGCCAATAATGCCCCCCCGGGTGCACCTCGAGACTCTTCATTTGGAGGCATGGGGCGACCCAATGGCCGGGCACCTGGAAATGGAGCACCTCAAGTTACCGTTGGTGGACCCCCGGCAGCTTCAAAATCATCAGTTACCATTAGCAACGGCAGGGACCCTCGACGTGCCAAAAGATGA
- the LOC778000 gene encoding interleukin 8 receptor II (The RefSeq protein has 1 substitution compared to this genomic sequence), protein MTDPTQSSFAIDFGSVYDELNFTYNDSGFIINPETQPCSPFSIPDAAVVTVCVFYIFVFLLAVPGNLLVGLVIGLSKQALPPSDLYLLHLAIADLLLAVTLPFWATSITKGWVFGDAMCKAVTILQELSFYSSILFLTCISVDRYMVIVRALEARKANRQMVSWGVCAAVWVVGALLSLPGLLSSAFVPHNSSQIVCAVQYDPGSADTWRLVTRILCHTLGFLIPLAIMLPCYGVTIKRLLHVRGSLQRQRAMKVIVFVVVAFLLCWTPYHLAVMTDTFFRTKIVPYQCPARTAVDQAVFATQSLGLLHSCINPVLYAFVGEKFRRRLLQLMKKIKVAERASLSRSSRASFSSETTTFM, encoded by the exons ATGACGG ATCCAACCCAGTCTTCCTTTGCCATCGACTTCGGCTCCGTGTATGACGAACTCAACTTTACCTACAATGACTCGGGCTTCATCATTAACCCCGAAACGCAGCCCTGCAGCCCCTTCTCCATCCCAGACGCCGCTGTGGTCACCGTCTGTGTTTTTTACATCTTCGTCTTTCTGTTGGCCGTTCCTGGAAacctgctggtggggctggTGATCGGCCTGAGCAAGCAggcccttcctccctctgaccTTTACCTCCTCCACCTGGCCATCGCAGACCTCCTGCTGGCCGTCACGCTGCCGTTCTGGGCCACCTCCATCACTAAGGGTTGGGTGTTCGGGGACGCCATGTGCAAGGCTGTCACCATCCTCCAGGAGTTGAGCTTCTACTCCAGCATCCTCTTCCTGACTTGCATCAGCGTGGACCGTTACATGGTGATCGTGCGAGCTCTGGAGGCCCGTAAAGCCAACCGCCAGATGGTCAGCTGGGGCGTCTGCGCCGCCGTGTGGGTTGTGGGAGCTCTGCTGTCTCTGCCGGGGCTTCTCAGCTCCGCCTTCGTGCCCCACAACTCCAGTCAGATAGTGTGTGCTGCGCAGTATGACCCGGGCAGCGCCGACACGTGGCGCCTGGTGACCAGGATTCTTTGCCACACCTTGGGGTTTCTTATCCCCTTGGCCATCATGCTGCCCTGTTACGGGGTTACCATCAAACGCCTCCTCCACGTCCGCGGCAGCTTACAGAGGCAGCGAGCCATGAAGGTGATCGTGTTTGTGGTGGTGGCCTTCCTCCTGTGCTGGACGCCGTACCACCTGGCAGTGATGACAGACACCTTCTTCAGGACGAAGATCGTGCCCTACCAGTGTCCGGCCAGGACGGCGGTGGATCAGGCCGTGTTCGCCACCCAGAGCCTTGGACTCCTCCACAGCTGCATCAACCCGGTGCTGTACGCTTTTGTGGGGGAGAAGTTCAGaaggaggctgctgcagctcatgaAGAAGATCAAGGTCGCCGAGAGGGCGTCGCTGTCGAGAAGCAGCCGGGCGTCCTTCTCATCAGAGACCACAACGTTTATGTGA